From the Esox lucius isolate fEsoLuc1 chromosome 21, fEsoLuc1.pri, whole genome shotgun sequence genome, one window contains:
- the xkr9 gene encoding XK-related protein 9 encodes MIQTESEFTKLRWWVTILGLLFYLADILTDVALSVSFFRGEYLLWAGLTVLFVVVGSMVTQIFSYTWYRDDMRNTLVQTGTYQKMGGLVGIHVTQMGMFNRYYWLLRMGHRVLWSRPPVPVDDSRDFHLHLFGQAADLSMLKLFETFLESSPQLLLQLYIMLSSNHWSMLQCVSMAFSLVNIAWALVDYRRCLRRSLSKVREMPCGFPTLFYFLYKLFTITSHILCISLFLVVSPFSLLGLAGLGLAGTLWACQVQTDFCKSKSLEVLYRIVVGIILVFTFFNVKGQNTRGHMSVYYLLYGLVNFSGPCLLILVKPDMGAKEFFWPMTGVIFGGTLLGLGCLCLFYSCLHPTGNPMEADEVDGSMDQDDEAEKPETQTRIRSFLQL; translated from the exons ATGATTCAGACTGAGTCTGAATTCACCAAACTACGATGGTGGGTTACCATCCTCGGTCTGCTCTTCTACTTGGCGGACATTTTGACAGATGTAGCTTTATCAGTGAGCTTCTTCCGAGGAGAGTACCTTCTGTGGGCCGGACTGACTGTGCTGTTTGTGGTGGTCGGATCAATGGTCACACAGATCTTTAGCTACACCTGGTACAGAGACGACATGAGAAACACGCTGGTCCAAACAGGAACATACCAGAAGATGGGTGGGCTGGTTGGAATCCACGTCACACAGATGGGAATGTTCAACAG GTATTACTGGCTTTTGAGGATGGggcacagggtgttgtggtccAGACCACCCGTCCCTGTTGACGACTCCAGGGATTTCCACCTGCACCTGTTTGGCCAAGCAGCTGATCTGAGCATGCTCAAACTGTTTGAGACGTTCCTAGAAAGCAGCCCTCAACTCCTACTCCAGTTGTACATCATGCTGAGCAGCAATCACTGGTCCATGctgcagt GTGTCAGCATGGCCTTCTCATTGGTTAATATTGCCTGGGCTCTAGTTGACTATCGCAGGTGTCTTCGTCGCTCCTTGTCTAAG GTCCGGGAGATGCCCTGTGGTTTCCCCACGCTGTTCTACTTCCTCTACAAGCTCTTCACCATCACCTCACACATCCTCTGCATCAGCCTCTTCCTGGTCGTCAGTCCGTTCAGCCTCCTGGGTCTGGCCGGCCTGGGCCTGGCTGGGACACTGTGGGCCTGTCAGGTCCAGACTGACTTCTGTAAATCTAAATCCCTGGAGGTGCTGTACAGGATAGTGGTGGGGATCATCCTCGTATTCACCTTCTTTAACGTGAAAGGGCAGAACACCAGGGGCCACATGTCTGTGTACTATCTGCTCTATGGGCTGGTGAACTTCTCCGGTCCCTGTCTGTTGATTCTGGTGAAGCCAGATATGGGGGCCAAGGAGTTCTTCTGGCCCATGACTGGGGTGATATTCGGAGGGACCCTTCTAGGGCTGGGCTGTCTGTGCCTGTTTTACAGCTGTCTTCATCCCACTGGGAACCCCATGGAGGCGGATGAGGTCGATGGATCCATGGACCAGGACGACGAAGCAGAGAAGCCAGAGACCCAGACGAGGATCAGGAGTTTCCTACAGCTTTAA